Proteins encoded in a region of the Anopheles aquasalis chromosome 2, idAnoAquaMG_Q_19, whole genome shotgun sequence genome:
- the LOC126575464 gene encoding uncharacterized protein LOC126575464, protein MSEEAEKSPSVAPVFKRSTLIERSPVKQRLVDDMLRDVFLSADMVIDIVKDRKSGVGLEVRDRMSEMMQKLRAVQVAIRRMANGDRKPALGSKLGNAVHAACQTEEVASKEACVQVEFDSRHVANVKAVHEACQTEKVASKETTVQAELGKRSFAKVVAGATVVGKPPVSQAPPATASAVRLEAEAEPTGNTPARGAQSEKRQRSSPEEQKDPKRGKKEEADDCATPAEAEGGDFTLVQRGKKKAAAMPKPTKAAVVRTQAKSSPPKTMTTGAKPDALIVKAKDDEQYEALYATLCENEKLQELVATVRRTSGGSMIVQLREGVRSALHQAEVQQVLGEAAEVKAVSPHTTVECRGLYQHTTELMVQNALKVQFGIEQPPNVTVRRFRFRTMAEIQLPTDTAEKLIGAGKMRVGLNDCTLHVLPNPTRCFKCWEFGHQARFCKSEDRRGVCLRCSQQPRTRKFSVQRSASSMQVVQLKLNHCEAAQVRLRQSMVEAATAADIAILSEPYRVPDLDECWRADKAKMAAVLVRGHPIQKVLDDRHEGFVVVQVAEFTVCACYAPPRWSIEQFQGMLDEMVGVLDRRRPLLVAGDFNAWSTAWGSRRTSPRGHRLEEAIARLRLVLANTGNTSTFCKNGGESIIDVTFCSPELVDGMQWQGAETVVERTDSGGVDRQEAYKASAPAREG, encoded by the exons ATGAGCGAAGAGGCGGAAAAATCGCCATCGGTGGCTCCGGTGTTTAAACGAAGCAcgctgatcgagcgatcgccgGTGAAGCAGAGGCTCGTCGACGACATGCTGCGGGACGTTTTCTTGTCCGCTGATATGGTCATCGACATAGTGAAGGACAGGAAATCCGGAGTCGGTCTGGAGGTCAGAGACAGGATGTCAGAGATGATGCAGAAGCTTCGGGCTGTGCAGGTCGCCATCCGAAGAATGGCCAACGGCGATAGAAAGCCGGCGTTAGGCAGCAAATTGGGAAACGCTGTACATGCAGCGTGCCAGACAGAGGAGGTGGCGAGCAAGGAGGCGTGTGTGCAAGTGGAATTCGACAGTCGGCACGTTGCGAACGTAAAGGCTGTACATGAAGCTTGCCAGACAGAGAAGGTCGCGAGCAAGGAGACGACGGTGCAAGCGGAACTCGGTAAACGGTCTTTCGCGAAGGTGGTAGCCGGAGCTACAGTAGTGGGAAAGCCTCCTGTATCGCAGGCCCCCcccgccacagcatcagcagtgcgactggaagcagaagctgagCCCACGGGCAACACACCGGCGCGTGGCGCGCAGTCGGAAAAACGCCAGCGCAGCTCAccggaagagcagaaagaCCCCAAgcgcgggaaaaaggaagaggcgGATGATTGCGCAACGCCCGCGGAAGCAGAGGGTGGAGACTTCACCCTGGTACAACGCGGTAAGAAGAAGGCGGCAGCTATGCCAAAGCCAACCAAGGCAGCGGTTGTCCGGACCCAAGCAAAGTCTTCTCCGCCGAAGACCATGACGACAGGGGCCAAACCGGATGCGCTGATCGTCAAGGCGAAGGACGACGAGCAGTACGAGGCGTTATACGCGACCCtctgcgagaacgagaagctgcaggagctggtggCTACCGTGAGGCgtaccagcggcggcagcatgaTCGTGCAGCTGCGCGAGGGAGTGCGGAGCGCCTTGCATCAGGCTGAGGTGCAGCAAGTGCTGGGAGAAGCGGCGGAGGTGAAGGCTGTCTCTCCGCACACGACGGTTGAGTGCAGGGGCCTGTACCAGCACACAACCGAGCTCATGGTGCAGAATGCTCTTAAGGTTCAGTTTGGCATCGAGCAACCGCCAAATGTCACGGTacgccgtttccgcttccgaacgATGGCGGAGATACAGCTCCCGACGGACACGGCCGAGAAGCTCATCGGAGCGGGAAAAATGCGCGTTGGGCTAAACGactgcacgctgcacgtgCTGCCAAACCCAACCCGGTGCTTCAAGTGCTGGGAGTTCGGCCATCAAGCGCGTTTCTGCAAGAGCGAGGACCGCCGAGGAGTCTGCTTGCGCTGCAGT CAACAGCCACGCACCAGGAAGTTTTCGGTGCAGCGCTCGGCAAGCAGCATGCAGGTAGTGCAGCTCAAACTGAATCACTGCGAGGCGGCCCAGGTTCGGTTGCGGCAGTCGATGGTGGAAGCGGCTACGGCGGCGGACATCGCGATTCTGTCGGAGCCGTACCGAGTTCCGGATCTGGACGAGTGCTGGCGAGCGGACAAGGCGAAgatggctgctgtgctggtgcggggACACCCCATCCAGAAGGTGCTGGACGACAGGCACGagggcttcgtcgtcgttcaggtGGCCGAATTCACCGTGTGTGCCTGCTACGCTCCTCCAAGGTGGTCGATTGAGCAGTTCCAAGGCATGCTGGACGAgatggtcggtgtgttggACCGTCGTCGACCGCTACTGGTGGCCGGCGACTTCAACGCATGGTCCACCGCGTGGGGAAGCCGAAGAACTAGCCCAAGAGGCCATCGACTGGAGGAGGCGATTGCTCGTCTCAGGCTGGTACTGGCCAACACCGGTAACACAAGCACGTTCTGCAAGAACGGAGGTGAGTCGATAATCGACGTTACCTTCTGCAGtccggagctggtggacgGGATGCAGTGGCAG GGAGCCGAAACCgtggtggagcgaacggattcTGGAGGCGTGGATCGCCAAGAGGCGTACAAGGCGTCGGCACCAGCGCGGGAGGgctga
- the LOC126570717 gene encoding reticulocalbin-2, which produces MWLSTVWFFLLAACVHSATTTHKHAHSHAIHKERTEDGPRDSHHLNGEHFSEFDHEAILGSVKEAEEFDHLSPEESRRRLAVLVTKIDQNADGYVDRHELKAWILRSFKSLAEEEASDRFDDVDLNNDDSVTWHEYLQETYGMDSEDEEGVRLPFEQPRDEDERKLINDDKEMFNAADIDKNGRLDSNEYVRFISPEEFPEMLPIILQQTLREKDKNSDGRIDFQEFVGDNAKDRDKEWLVVEMDKFKHDFDKDNDGYLNGNEILSWVVPSNDEVASDEVDHLFVASDDDHDDRLSHQEIIDKYDIFVGSEATDYGDHLHNMHHFDDEL; this is translated from the exons ATGTGGTTGTCGACGGTGTGGTTTTTTCTGTTAGCCGCTTGCGTACACagtgcaacaacaacgcacaaaCATGCACATTCGCATGCAATTCACAAGGAGCGCACAGAGGATGGGCCGCGCGATTCCCATCACTTAAACGGGGAACACTTTTCGGAGTTCGATCACGAGGCAATTTTGGGTAGCGTCAAGGAGGCGGAAGAATTTGACCACCTTTCTCCAGAGGAGTCAAGGAGGCGCCTGGCTGTACTGGTCACCAAGATAGACCAGAATGCGGACGGATATGTAGATAGGCATGAGCTGAAAGCTTGGATACTGCGATCCTTTAAGTCGCTGGCTGAAGAGGAAGCATCCGACAGATTCGACGATGTAGATCTAAATAACGATGATTCGGTAACGTGGCATGAATACCTTCAAGAAACCTACGGTATGGACAGTGAGGATGAGGAAGGAGTACGATTACCCTTCGAACAACcgcgagatgaagatgaaagaaaactTATCAACGATGATAAGGAAATGTTTAATGCAGCAGATATTGATAAGAACGGTAGGCTGGATTCGAATGAATATGTAAGGTTTATCTCGCCTGAAGAATTCCCCGAGATGCTGCCCATTATACTGCAACAAACACTGCGTGAGAAGGACAAGAACAGCGATGGGCGTATAGATTTTCAGGAGTTTGTAGGTGATAACGCCAAAGATCGCGATAAGGAGTGGCTAGTCGTGGAGATGGATAAATTCAAACATGATTTTGATAAAGACAATGATGGATACCTGAACGGAAATGAAATACTATCGTGGGTTGTGCCAAGCAATGA CGAGGTAGCCAGTGATGAAGTTGACCATCTATTTGTTGCCAGCGATGATGACCACGACGATAGGTTATCGCATCAGGAGATCATCGACAAGTACGACATATTCGTAGGAAGCGAGGCTACTGACTACGGTGATCACTTGCACAACATGCACCATTTCGATGATGAGCTGTAG
- the LOC126570696 gene encoding dedicator of cytokinesis protein 7 yields the protein MMTSAQRAFVSKLTKHHSSDIRKNVANYQMMSKSDSSSVCSSSISLCDLVEPIDYEEFLAQHSNLLQKDPLRSILDFPPSDVQVKIVPRKIRTTKHVIPKESLDELPLYVQHCVDCFTRPWKVVEFSSRHHSGSCNALDRKEKGALSPSSSYQEFEIDRDLAVMSNSLEESVTSSTLYVSESCTPSSRQSIASLSSVSTCTDTLTPRGSWASFDLRSSVNDPLITGVLDRISPERVDQSNELKRQEARQQALFDLYPSAEQSIEKRLPAEVPMEHLGNRIYVKCLHLKLELEVEPIFASMAIYDAKEKKKVSENFYFDMNSESLRRMLISHVPLADISTQAREAVFDITNPSNELYLVIRLEKVLQGDIKDSVEPYLKDDKDKYKDKAKSNASDYCERLGKYRMPFAWTGIYLSGIFNGDSVDKEERESIASASSSNSLDRKSSTSSFDQFRKRATDMGTLTRRGSLERKMEKRRSWSPDDFANSIETFRPIAITVASFFKQESEKMKDEELYKFLPELKRPAALMKKHKCIPGSIKIEISPAPEELKYALTPELAKIDPYPDGHTRPVKEVLEFPSAPIFNPHYSYRNLLFVSMKELNFSTRAGSARNIAVRVQLMAGEKQSDALKAIFGKSSCAEFNTEAYSAVNYHNKQPTFYDEIKIELPANLKQNHHILFTLFHVSCQKKPQEVQTNVETPVGYTWLPVLKDGHLNVGDFNLPVMVEAPPDSYSFIPPDVQLPGTKWLDNHRQLFSVTIDAVTSVHSLDYYLDKFIFMCECLDLRKVPPRIGEGNMEREFRKTLVELQCGEQEHLVKNIQVILDKLIELLVTTYKIGGEALSLGQHVFETICQISDKTCSLQPEARYGRQNILSTYIQYQCKIPHPMDPKCKLASFQPSTLSASADEMNRSSSNSDLLDHGLSATVHRSISMRSEGGCSPGSGIKDGLVRLLHEEIALNWVVASGTAAELSMTNSWMLFELMVKSMIEHLDLTNALNSPRKSRFPHQYTDDIGTLVHLVTTKVVGYNTSDPKLAQSINCSLAFFIFDLLSIMDRGFVYGLIKTYYKVLMTKSTSTTDMIQYKLDFLRIVCSHEHFVALNLPFGTSFTTLSAACSPTPSVTSNNSQNSYVSTMTGSDRALFADLSVEFRQQHFLVGLVLQELSNVLEIPNTALHAKAINCLRDLLTSHDLDPRYSEVDARARVAALYLPLLGIVMDVIPQLHFPVSQSHDRWNTIGQLDDYQGPAASVPSTSTISPEVAFAISGIRRYSYVSETPKPKTVLTNDTRHLLACFLWVLKNLEPSTIFQYTLVLSPHRVHQMLQVLNICLPNFEYRGRKQPMNASKRNTSSFRKTPDMREKLEEFIRGTGSARNDLINRRKDGRNSSEKLRWKKDQFRTQFYDSNIKKEAELDICNFIEGSLATEVCLIVLDTLEMIVQVASFSEMHHNLLGTVLKVLLHALSRNQSTLALQNLFASQRSLVFKYHNLLFDEETDNCADLCLLLLKHCGSQLPTVRSQAAASLYLLMRQNFEIGNNFARIKMQVTMSLSSLVGTSSSFSEQSLRRALKTILVYAESDIDLQETSFPEQVQDLLFNLHMILSDTVKMKEYQEDPEMLLDLMNRIAKGYQNSPDLRLTWLENMAKKHTERANHTEAAMCYVHSAALVAEYLSMLESQTHLPVGAVSFKHISPNALMESAVSDDVVSPGEDGICLGNSFTEGGLKQLLDHAASAFQAAGMYEAMNDVYKVLIPICEANRDFRKLAQIHGKLLEAFNRIAQLQGKRVFGTYFRVGFYGAKFGDLDQQEFIYKEPTLTKLPEIFSRLQNFYADRFGPDAVQIIKDSNAVEIATLDPEKAYIQITYVEPYFESYELRYKETYFERNFNIKRFIFATPFTKSGKAHGDLHEQCKKKTILTTANHFPYVKTRIQVIQRQQIVLDPIEVAIEDIQKKTAELAAATNQEPADPKILQMVLQGCIGTTVNQGPMEMAHVFLSSISNGNTIPTKLQNKLRLCFKDFSKKCADALKKNRNLILSDQKDYQKELERNYQTFTERLSPLITISASQTQGLLAPKGEIHNNRLTCTLRF from the exons ATGATGACGTCAGCtcagcgtgcgtttgtgtcCAAGTTGACCAA ACATCACTCCTCGGACATTCGTAAAAATGTAGCCAACTATCAGATGATGTCGAAAAGCGACAGCAGCTCCGTgtgttcgtcgtcg ATATCACTGTGTGATCTCGTGGAACCGATCGATTACGAAGAATTCTTGGCGCAGCACTCCAACCTGTTGCAGAAAGATCCATTGAGATCTATTTTAGATTTCCCTCCCAGCGATGTACAGGTGAAAATTGTGCCTCGAAAAATTCGAACAACCAAACATGTCATTCCAAAGGAAAGCCTGGACGAGCTACCGCTATATGTGCAGCATTGTGTCGATTGTTTTACCAGGCCTTGGAAAGTGGTGGAATTTTCATCCCGACATCATTCTGGGTCATGCAACGCATTAGACCGCAAGGAAAAGGGAGCACTCAGCCCAAGCTCCTCATATCAAGaattcgaaatcgatcgagacCTGGCAGTGATGAGCAACTCCTTGGAAGAATCCGTTACGTCTAGCACACTGTACGTCAGTGAGAGCTGTACACCCAGCAGCCGGCAGTCGATCGCCAGTCTTTCATCGGTATCGACTTGCACGGATACGCTAACGCCTCGTGGGTCGTGGGCGTCCTTTGATCTGCGAAGCTCCGTGAATGATCCGCTGATAACGGGTGTGCTTGACCGTATTTCACCAGAGAGAGTAGATCAAAGCAATGAATTGAAACGCCAAGAAGCGCGCCAGCAAGCTCTTTTCGACTTATACCCGAGCGCTGAGCAGTCGATCGAGAAAAGACTCCCAGCAGAAGTACCGATGGAGCATCTAGGAAATCGTATATATGTCAAGTGCTTGCATTtaaaactggaactggaagtgGAACCCATTTTTGCCTCAATGGCGATCTACGATgccaaagaaaagaaaaaagtatcgGAGAATTTTTATTTTGATATGAACTCGGAATCTTTGCGGCGTATGTTGATCAGCCACGTACCATTAGCTGATATCAGCACCCAAGCCCGAGAGGCCGTTTTCGACATCACGAACCCAAGTAACGAACTTTACCTCGTAATAAGATTGGAAAAGGTACTTCAGGGTGACATAAAAGACTCGGTTGAGCCCTATCTTAAAGATGACAAGGATAAGTACAAAGATAAAGCAAAATCGAATGCATCCGATTATTGCGAACGGCTGGGCAAGTATAGGATGCCTTTTGCCTGGACCGGTATTTATTTGTCAGGCATATTCAATGGAGACAGCGTTGATAAAGAAGAACGTGAAAGTATCGCATCAGCTTCAAGTTCGAATAGTTTGGATCGTAAATCCTCTACCAGTAGCTTCGACCAGTTCCGTAAGCGTGCGACGGATATGGGAACACTGACGCGTCGTGGTTCATTAGAAAGAAAGATGGAAAAGCGTCGTTCTTGGTCACCAGATGATTTTGCAAACAGTATCGAAACTTTCCGACCGATTGCTATCACAGTAGCAAGCTTCTTTAAACAAGAATCGGAGAAAATGAAAGACGAAGAACTGTATAAATTTCTACCAGAATTGAAACGCCCTGCTGCATTAATGAAGAAGCATAAATGCATACCCGGCTCTATTAAAATTGAGATTTCACCGGCACCTGAGGAGCTGAAGTATGCACTAACACCGGAACTTGCCAAAATAGACCCTTATCCCGACGGGCATACGCGTCCAGTAAAAGAAGTTCTAGAGTTTCCGTCAGCACCAATCTTCAATCCCCATTATTCGTACCGGAACCTGCTATTCGTCTCAATGAAAGAATTAAACTTCTCAACAAGAGCAGGATCTGCGCGCAACATTGCCGTTAGGGTGCAGCTGATGGCCGGTGAAAAGCAATCAGATGCTCTGAAAGCTATTTTTGGCAAAAGCTCATGCGCAGAATTCAACACGGAAGCGTACAGTGCAGTTAATtatcacaacaaacaacctACGTTTTATGACGAGATCAAGATTGAACTACCCGCGAATCTCAAGCAAAATCATCATATACTATTTACACTATTTCATGTGTCCTGTCAAAAGAAACCACAGGAAGTACAAACGAACGTCGAAACACCGGTCGGGTACACGTGGCTACCGGTGCTCAAGGACGGTCATCTGAACGTTGGTGACTTCAATCTGCCCGTGATGGTAGAGGCACCGCCAGATAGTTATTCGTTCATTCCTCCTGATGTACAACTTCCTGGCACCAAGTGGCTAGACAACCATCGACAGTTATTTTCAGTTACAATTGATGCCGTTACATCTGTGCACTCGTTGGACTATTATCTAGACAAATTCATCTTCATGTGCGAATGTCTCGATTTGCGCAAAGTTCCACCACGCATTGGCGAAGGAAATATGGAGCGCGAATTCAGAAAAACGCTCGTTGAATTGCAATGTGGCGAACAAGAGCATTTGGTTAAAAATATTCAGGTTATATTGGACAAGCTGATTGAACTTCTTGTTACTACATATAAAATCGGCGGCGAAGCTCTTTCACTTGGGCAGCATGtatttgaaacaatttgcCAGATATCTGATAAAACATGC TCTCTTCAACCCGAAGCCCGTTACGGTAGGCAGAATATTCTTAGCACGTACATTCAATATCAATGTAAGATTCCACACCCAATGGACCCGAAATGTAAACTAGCTTCTTTTCAACCTTCGACACTGTCGGCGTCAGCTGATGAAATgaaccgtagcagcagcaattccgATCTGCTCGACCACGGTCTGAGCGCTACTGTTCATCGATCAATAAGCATGCGATCTGAAGGAGGATGCTCACCAGGCTCTGGCATAAAGGATGGATTGGTTCGGTTACTGCACGAGGAAATCGCTTTGAATTGGGTGGTTGCGAGTGGAACCGCCGCTGAACTTTCAATGACGAACTCATGGATGCTTTTCGAACTAATGGTGAAGAGTATGATCGAGCATCTTGACCTTACCAACGCATTGAATTCTCCAAGAAAAAGCCGTTTCCCACACCAGTATACCGATGATATTGGCACGCTTGTACATCTGGTTACTACCAAAGTCGTCGGCTACAACACAAGTGACCCGAAGCTTGCACAGTCGATCAATTGCAGCCtggcatttttcatttttgatttGCTTAGCATAATGGACCGGGGATTCGTGTATGGGTTGATAAAAACTTATTACAAGGTGCTAATGACCAAAAGTACTTCCACAACGGACATGATCCAATATAAGCTTGACTTTTTGCGCATTGTGTGTAGTCATGAACATTTTGTGGCGCTGAATCTTCCGTTCGGTACATCCTTCACAACTCTCTCGGCAGCGTGTAGCCCTACGCCAAGTGTAACATCAAATAATAGCCAAAATTCGTATGTTAGCACAATGACGGGAAGTGATAGGGCGTTGTTCGCAGATCTTAGCGTCGAATTCCGTcagcaacattttttggtcggtttggttttgcagGAACTTTCCAATGTGCTGGAAATTCCTAACACGGCATTACACGCGAAGGCAATAAACTGTTTGAGGGATTTGCTGACTTCACACGACCTTGATCCACGGTACAGCGAAGTAGACGCCAGGGCGCGAGTTGCCGCTCTATACCTTCCGCTCCTTGGTATTGTCATGGATGTTATACCACAGCTTCATTTCCCAGTATCTCAATCTCATGATCGTTGGAATACGATCGGACAGCTGGATGATTATCAGGGCCCAGCTGCGTCGGTTCCATCAACGAGTACGATCAGTCCAGAAGTTGCATTCGCTATTTCCGGTATACGTCGGTACAGCTATGTATCAGAAACACCCAAACCCAAAACTGTTCTGACGAACGACACGCGTCACCTACTAGCTTGCTTCCTTTGGGTGCTAAAGAATTTAGAACCGAGTACCATATTCCAGTATACACTGGTCTTGAGCCCTCATCGAGTACATCAAATGTTGCAAGTTCTCAACATTTGCTTGCCGAATTTCGAGTATCGTGGTAGAAAGCAACCAATGAATGCATCTAAGAGGAACACGTCTAGCTTTCGTAAGACACCCGATATGCGCGAAAAGCTAGAAGAATTCATCCGCGGTACCGGATCGGCGCGAAACGACCTTATTAATCGACGTAAGGATGGGCGCAATTCATCCGAGAAACTACGCTGGAAAAAGGATCAATTTCGGACACAATTTTACGatagcaacataaaaaaagaagcagaactTGATATCTGTAACTTTATTGAAGGATCCCTTGCAACTGAAGTATGTCTTATTGTATTGGACACACTTGAGATGATAGTTCAAGTTGCTTCCTTTTCGGAGATGCACCATAATTTACTAGGAACAGTGCTTAAAGTACTGCTTCACGCACTTTCCCGAAACCAAAGCACATTGGCACTCCAAAATCTGTTTGCATCGCAACGATCGTTAGTCTTCAAGTATCACAACTTGCTATTCGACGAAGAAACCGATAACTGTGCCGACTTGTGTCTTCTACTGTTGAAGCATTGTGGCTCACAACTGCCAACAGTGCGATCACAAGCGGCTGCTTCTCTCTACCTTCTAATGAGACAAAACTTTGAAATAGGAAAC aATTTTGCTCGAATCAAGATGCAAGTCACAATGTCACTAAGCTCCCTTGTAGGCACAAGCTCATCATTCAGTGAACAGTCATTACGCCGGGCGTTGAAAACGATTTTAGTTTATGCGGAATCGGACATCGACCTACAGGAGACTTCATTTCCTGAGCAGGTACAAGACTTGCTTTTCAATCTACATATGATTCTCTCGGATacggtgaaaatgaaagaataCCAGGAAGATCCCGAAATGCTACTTGATCTTATGAATCGCATTGCTAAAGGATACCAGAATTCACCGGATTTACGTTTGACATGGCTAGAAAATatggcaaaaaaacacaccgagcGCGCAAACCATACAGAAGCAGCCATGTGCTATGTGCACAGTGCGGCACTTGTTGCCGAATACCTTAGTATGCTCGAATCACAAACCCACCTTCCCGTTGGAGCTGTATCTTTCAAGCATATTTCGCCGAACGCGCTGATGGAGTCGGCTGTTTCTGACGACGTAGTAAGCCCAGGGGAAGACGGCATCTGCCTAGGAAACAGCTTTACAGAAGGTGGATTGAAACAGTTACTAGATCACGCTGCTAGTGCATTTCAGGCCGCTGGTATGTACGAAGCCATGAATGATGTCTATAAGGTATTGATACCGATCTGTGAGGCAAACCGTGATTTTCGTAAGCTGGCACAAATCCATGGCAAATTACTTGAGGCGTTCAACCGCATCGCCCAATTGCAGGGCAAGCGGGTTTTTGGTACTTACTTCCGGGTTGGGTTTTACGGTGCCAAGTTTGGTGATCTTGATCAGCAGGAATTTATCTACAAAGAACCTACTCTGACGAAACTGCCGGAAATTTTCAGCAGACTACAAAATTTTTACGCCGATCGCTTCGGTCCTGATGCTGTTCAGATAATAAAAGATTCGAATGCAGTAGAAATCGCAACGCTCGATCCAGAAAAGGCGTACATACAAATCACGTACGTTGAACCGTATTTTGAATCATATGAGCTACGCTACAAAGAAACTTACTTTGAGCGTAACTTCAATATCA AACGTTTCATATTCGCTACCCCCTTTACGAAATCGGGAAAAGCCCACGGGGATTTACACGAgcagtgtaaaaaaaaaacaattcttaCCACCGCCAACCATTTTCCCTATGTCAAAACGCGCATACAGGTCATTCAGCGGCAACAAATCGTGCTAGATCCGATAGAGGTAGCAATTGAggatatacaaaaaaaaactgccgaGCTGGCAGCTGCAACAAATCAGGAACCAGCAGACCCAAAAATACTTCAAATGGTTCTTCAAGGATGCATTGGAACAACTGTGAACCAAGGCCCGATGGAAATGGCACATGTATTCCTATCGAGCATATCTAACGGAAACACAATACCGACGAAATTGCAGAACAAACTGAGGCTTTGCTTTAAAGATTTCTCTAAAAA GTGTGCAGACGCGTTAAAGAAAAATCGGAATCTAATTCTTTCCGACCAGAAGGACTACCAGAAAGAATTGGAGCGGAACTATCAAACATTTACCGAGCGGCTTTCTCCACTTATTACAATTAGCGCATCGCAAACTCAAGGATTACTCGCACCTAAAGGTGAAATTCATAACAATCGTCTTACTTGTACTCTGCGTTTCTGA
- the LOC126570727 gene encoding uncharacterized protein LOC126570727, with amino-acid sequence MDAERFERRTIVNGALLKKHIDEQISIHLNVDRCDDGSRSLTGKSTDGLTVQVFFPDPLMGLTAGWMEVIGLAVPNNIVRGKELVTYFNCQEKIEDFDVSGHNMLCTLLSVCKDPFTTGLLT; translated from the exons ATGGATGCTGAGCGATTCGAACGACGTACAATCGTAAATGGAGCGCTGCTGAAGAAGCACATCGACGAGCAAATAAGTATTCATCTTAATGTTGATCGATGTGACGATGGAAGCAGATCGTTGACTGGGAAATCGACCGATGGTCTTACCGTTCAGGTGTTCTTTCCTGATCCGTTGATGGGTCTTACCGCTGGGTGGATGGAAGTGATAGGCTTGGCTGTACCGAACAATATCGTTCGAGGTAAAGAA CTCGTCACGTATTTCAACTGCCAGGAAAAGATAGAGGACTTTGATGTGAGCGGTCATAATATGTTGTGTACCTTGCTATCCGTTTGCAAAGATCCATTTACAACTGGTTTAttaacataa